AAGGTAATAATCTGCTGAAAATCAAAGCTGTTCGATATGTACTGTGTATAAAGTCATCAATATTAGATGGACGTATACTTCAAAATACAAGATAAGACCTTTTGCAATCATCTTTAACGTTTGTTCTTGCACAAGTTCATTTAACTGCACAGTTCGTAGACATCGTATCTAATTATTCTAAAGGTATATTGTTATGCACAAATTTGCAGGGTTCAGTTCAGGTTTAGTCTAGAAAACCGAGGGACTTTAAGTAGCCTCAGGTGGAATCTTGGATTTCCCCAGTACCGTTGATTGAGGGTTCCCCATTAAAGGGATTGTTTGGTCTAATCAATTCTTATCTCTATTTAGATGGATTCGGGTTCGTCCGATAGCGAACAAGACAAATCAGCACCGCACATCCAGCGCCTCCTGGCGGATACCGTCATCTACAAGTCGCCGTTTAGCGATATAGCGCGGGTGATCAACGGCGGCGGAGATTTGAACAAACCGGTCGTGAAAGGTCTTTGCGCCTTACACTACGCGGTATACGATAACGATACGGATTACACGACCGAACTGATCCGTATGGGAGCTTCGGTGCACGTTACAGATGACGTAGGTTATACTCCGCTGCACATATGCGCTAAGCACGGTCACTGCGAGTGTATGCAGATTCTAATCGATAACGGCGCGTTCGTGAACTTCTGCGGCGGCGGTAGCTCGATACCCGAAGCGTCGCAGATCTTCGGTTACCTGACCATCGAGCCGTTGAATTTAGCCATCGAAAATAACAACGTTTCCTGCGTTCGAATGCTGCTCGATCGCGGCGCCAAACCCGATAACAGATACTTTCTCGGTTACGAAATAAATCTGGTGCCTTTGGAGAATTTGAAGTGTTTAGAATTGTTGCTGAACTACGGGGCCGATCCCGACGTATTTTCGCGGTCGGGTTTGAACGCGTTGATGAAAGCGTGCAAAGAACAAAACCTCGACGCCATGAAATTACTGATTAAACACGGCGCCGACGTAAACATCAGTAATAACCCACGTTTCGACGAAAAGACCCCTCTTTACTACGCGATAATGGGCGGTAATCCTGACGTCATTCAGATTTTGCTCGACGCGAACGTCGATTTAACGAAGCCCGTCTGTCACAATATGTTCCCGTTAACTCTCGCCGTATCTCGCGATAAGTTAGCAGTGAGTCGGCTCTTACTGGATTACGGAGCGAGTGTCGACGAAAAGAACTTCGACGGAATGAACCCGTTAATCAGTATCTGCACGTCGTCGTATCTGAAACATCAGTACGAATTGTTGGAACTGATTTTAGATAACGGAGCCGATCCGAACGTTCATTTCGCCTACGTGTCTCACTCGTGCCCGAGTTTGGCTCCAATCGTCGAATATTTCGTTTACAACGACGAAATCAACCCGGATCTGGTGCACGCTTTGATCAAATACGGCGCGCGGGTTACTCTGTGCGAGTCAACAACTCGCATgttcaaaatacaaaacgCGTTCGGAATAATCAGACAGATGCACAAATTCGCGCGATATCCCGACGTTTTCAATCTGGTTCTCGATGCCGTCGACGAGTTCGAAATTCTGGCCATAAAACTGAGCAATCTGACACTGGATAAACAACAGCAAATGATCGTAATGGCGACGAATCCGATGAGTTTACGGCGTTTAGCTCGATTTAGATTGAGACGCCTGTTGAAGCCGGTTCTACCCAGACGAGTGGCCTGTCTACCCCTACCCGAACTTTTGAAGTCGTACATCCTCTACGAAGCGAAAATCGAGTCGAAATTTAGTGATAGCGACGAGGAAGATGGTGCCTGAATCGGTTTACTTGTCAACTACGACGTATCCAATGTCCAATTCGATGAACAAGTTTTAGCTTAAAGCGATTAAGTTTAAATtgttgttttcattgaaaaacatGATGCAACCAATAAGCAACGAAACCACAAATTTGAGAGAAACTTTTCAGCGTAACTGTACCTGCGCTTACGAGTTTTTTCATAACGACTTTTATGGacaattttatgaaattcacTTAGCCAGACTAAGAGGTTCCATTCTTTCTCTAGACGACAAGGAATACATTTTGGTGAAGTTTTCTCTACTGGGATGTCAACCACTCGAATTCAAAGCGCAATATAAAATTAGTGTAATTGTTGCATAAGAAAATCAAAAGTTTTATGATGAGATAGATTATTGTTCTATGCATGACCTTTTCGTGTCTTCCGAGCTGggatatttatcaatttatcagcATCTTATATTTTTGGCATATTCTGTTACTATACTGTACAAGCATTGCCCCCCCGTCCAAATGAGCGATAAACCTTTTGAATAGACAACCGCTTAGCTCTAGTTCTATTTAGTCTTATCTCTGGTCGTTTATCTGGTTATGTACATTTAATGCGCTAACATATACCGGGTATAGAACATGCCAATCatacaataaaaaaatcaacCAGTTGATATAAAATAACATACGATCGTTTGCAACGTTATCTTTGCTTCTGACGACAGCGTATACATGCTGACTAGAGTGTAAATGTGGATTTTGGTTTGGAAGCACATACTCCGGCAGTGTCGGTTAAGGCGATGGTATGCTAAATAATACCTGTATCCGCAGCTTCGGGATTGTTTATTTCGGCGAGTTTTACCAGTAGCATTTCTTAGCCTTAAGTTATTGAGAAGAATGAAGCGCATATAACAGACCAAACtctcctgctgctgctgttgtatACAGCATACTGATGGTGAAGAAAGCGAGCTGTATATGATAAAGTGGAACATTTTTAAGGGATTTTCTTCGGCTCGAATTCGGTTGATTTAACGACGGTACAAAAAGTACCGTTGACAGACTGTGGATACACTCGATTATGGTGTTATCAGTGAACATGATTTGGACGGTATTGTCTGTATTGTTTTTGCCGGTTAATATCATCGGCGGCGGCAAAGTCATTCCGCCACAAGGTACGAATTATCAGAAAGggtcatttttgaaaaacctCGATCAAATCATTAGCATAAAAATTAAACTACGCAAAATATCGGGGACGTATATTAATCATTTATCGTGGTTTTTCGATTAGACAACTTTTTCGATAACATGATAGAAACTTCGAGGCTTTTGCAAAGAAACCACTTAACTCTACATGATAAAATATAGGCACGCGTCCTGGGCACGTATAGATATCTTGTTCTCCTGGGTGATTTAAAGAAATACGAAAAGAATACTGAGCTTGTTTTGTGAACAGGTGCTAACCTTAACGAGTGaaggggctaactcaattcatttttaatttagttaaccccctggttaaagttaataccacagtctataaaaccggtaCATTATCTATTAGCAAATTATAGTATGTTCCACATTAGACGcttctaaaattgattttcaaaatattcacgTTTTATTTCGAATTTATCCGTCATCAACTTGAAATTCCATTTCATATAATGATGGATGTCTGACAGGTACTGAATCCAGAATGCTATAGGTTTATAGTGTCCTTGTAACTTCTTGAATTGGTATTATTTAAGGTTTTCGCCTTATGAAAAATCCATTATTTCTACTCGGCTTTGTACGATACCCAGTAAAgcagacagagtctactgatGTACTCAACTTCTTCTGAATGTTTAATTTCGATAGATTAATTTCTAAGTTAGAAGAACAAAAGACGACACGACCGAGAACGtttactaagatattgtatctAGGTTAGTGTAACGAAAGGTGCAGATTTTGGTACATTTTTACCTCCGATTATAGCACGTTTCTAGGATCTTATCTACTACATAAATAATTTTGTGCCAACCCGACTTATTTGATAAGTCGAACAAACAGTCCAATGTTTTCTAGATAATGTTGATTTTCGTTCCATAAACTTTgaacattaatttttttggaaCTGTGCAATGACTGCGCGCTGCTGTACGTTATATAAGATATTCTCCCGGTCAAAATACCATAAGTCATTTTAACTTGTTGCGAAATATGTTCAGATTACAAACTTGACGTCGTTATAGAAGTGAATAATACATCgtgaaaatggaaaatgaCGGTAAGCGTTTAATGATACTGACTGGTAAGTTCTTTTAGCGTAGTTCAGATGGGAAATAGAGTTTGAGTATTCATAGGATATGTGTAGGGTTAGGTTACGATAGACTAGCACAGATGATAGGATCTAAGTTCCGGATATATcaggtatatatataaaagGGTATGTGGGTACTCCTTTTATCGGTATTCTTCATTAGTTCTATGTACATAATATGCCACGGTAGATTAAAATATCGAAGCTTTCGTGGTTATTATTTCCATGCGATTTTTTTCCTCGATGAAACAAACCTGTGGCGTACGTGGTGTTTACAGTGGGAGTATGGAGAAATCCGTATCGCGCAAAATTCAACAAGTTCTATTAGCATTAGACTGTGTGTAAACATACCGAAATGCATCTGATAAACTGTAAAACACCGATAGATAATAACACGCGAGGCGTGTCGTATGTCTCATGTCGTATGTCctataatgtatatagtatagGTTATGAGGCAAATAGGTCGAGTTGACATCATGGATGATGTAGGTTGTGCACACAATGATCGTAATGCTTTGTGTCGTTCACAACATTCTCTTCTTAAAGGTAAGACCGCAGGTTTCTTTGTGGTCGGAGATGAAGccttttctatttcattatacaGAGCGATGCGattgaaaatatagatttcgaaataCGGTTCGACCTCGTTATAACGGCGCGAGTTATCGTTCAATATAAACCTAGAATTTCGTCCAAAATAGGACAATTTTACTGATTTCATACTGGAAACGACGAACTATCTAATTCTATTGCGGTATCAAATCCTAGTAACTACCCAAATAGGTTTACGTTTCCTTGAAGACAAACAAAGCCAATTGCTATCGTTGATacgtatttacaattattctAGAATTGTGATAAATGATTTATCATAATTGGACTCCTCTGTCATTTTTCCTGCAGATTCATTATTCCTGCAGATTTATTCTGCAGGAATAATGACAGAGGAGTCCCATAAATTCCCATAAATTCTAACAAACAATGTCTCTATATACATTTACGGGGTCAAATCTATCTTTCAGGTAATAAAGAAACCTCAGGTTTTAGCGCCGATGATTTGAACGTGATATTCGGTTTGTCCGGTGTTTTGATTCTAGTGATCGCCAGTGTGATCTGGTGCTGTTGTATCTACAAACATTGTCCGTGCTGCAAACCGCAAGACGAATCGCAAGTAAAcatcaatataacaaataacaaCACGCAGAATACTGTGATCGTCACTTCCCCGCCGCCTTATAGCGAAACGGTGTCGGATCCGGGAACGCTACCTCCGAATTATAGCGATTTGAGTTTTATGCAGCCTCCCGGAACACCGCCACCCCCTCCGCGAACACCCCCTCCGTCATATACAAACCTGGCATTCGACCAGGACGAAGCGACCGGTATCGCCTTCAACGCTAGTCGACATCGCGAAAGTGACGTTTCAGGCGATTATTCGGGCATATTCATTAGACAAATCCGCAGAAGTTTGCGAAGTGTATCGTCTTTGCAGCGACAGCgacagcggcagcagcagcagcagctgacTCCGAACACAACGCCGAATATTAGCGTGCGTGGATCGTCATCACGGGGCAGCAGTGGACGGAACACCGCTCTCACCAGGGCCAGTGTATCACCTAGCGGGAGACGGACACAACCTTTGAACGAGGACCCGATACcgccgaatgataataataatattcgaCAGATTAGCGCAGGAACGTCTGTCGCGCTAAATGACGATTCACGTCCAACCGATATCGACAGAGACGATGTTGATAAGCCGTCcgataatattgaaataatcattaatacaGCACCGCGACAGGATCAAAATATAGTTGTCACACCGGAAACCATTTTATACATGTAACCATTTGAATACGAATAcagatattttcatatttttgacgATTAAAGTTGAATATAGATCACATTCAAGACGTCACACGTGCGCATTGTGACATATTAAACTGTGACTTATTATTTCAGTTATAGCCGCTTGCAGCTGACAGACCACATGATATGCAGTGTCAGTGACGTCACCTAAATAAGGTTTATACCTCATATGTTGTATGTTGATCGTTAACCCTTGTTGAGGATTACACCCCATCTATCGGCGGGGATATGAACTCGTTGACATCGcgaacaggggcggatctagcaTCTGGTTCAGAGACGAGTTCACCCCAAAATAGCGCGTATCATACAATTAAAAGGGCACCCTAAACAAAACTTTCGGAAAAAATGAACTCGTTTTTGGAAAAACAGAGAACaagcttatgaatttaaacttcTAAAGTATCATCTTTCATTTTCCCGTGAAATTTCGGGGCAACTTGCTATTTTTAGGTTGGTGCCCACCCCCTGCACCCTCCCCTATAGGATCCGCCTCTAGCGAGACTCAGCCATTTTGTTTGATACGGTATTCTACATGGCGTTGCATTATGGATACTACAACTTATAATCCGTTCAATTTAGAATAATCACAATGATATGTAAAACCTTTTCAAAACGTTTAACATGACGTGATTTCTTCCAATGTAATTGAATAAAACAGAAAGAATCAATGCATTTATCATATGCTTTCTGATTactcatttgaaatataaatattttcaacgtTTCAGCTAAAGAACATGACAACATATCCCTTTATAACAGTCCAGAGCAGTTCTTGTGTATCTAATGTATATTCGACAGCACCGGCGCTAAAAGTGTCATCTGGACCCCGTAATTCAACAGCATACGTATATAGTCGACTGTATTACCATAGGGGGCCTTTTTACTCTCAAGAGCAATAATAGCAAAGACTGCAACCACACCGGAACAGAACGCTTTCAAGAGACGTATCATATGgtcgatttttttcaaatactgGATTGCATATAACGACATGTGTTCCATAGCGAAAAGATAATATTTGCATTTCCAGTAGATCTATACACTTTTGTGGTGATGGAATATATGGATGCCTATAGATTTTATTGAAACCTTGGAGAGTTGTATGTTCGAAATTAGTTCATCATTTATTCCACGTTTAAGCACTTAAACTCTTCCGGGTTTCAAACATTTTCGTAATCAAGCATGGAAAGATTCCATTTACAGGAGATATGCGGATATTTCGACAACACTTCTTTTTAGGAACTGTTCTAAATAGGAGCTCTAAATAAAATGGATTCGCGTTCGttgaattgtttgacagtcgtttctacATGTATTGACGTTTTTATAAGATCGCCTTGTGTGAAGTCACTAATACGATATCTAATGCGCTCGTAGCCAATTGCTCTTGGTCACGCCATGGACGGCTCCAAAACGTCGATTTTGAGTTCATGGTCACCCCTATCTTTGACCAGTGTATATATTAATTGGCAGTCACCATCCTGATTATGATATGTGATGATGCCACCACAGTTTTATTGTAATACATTGTATAGAGAATATCAGAAGAAGGTGATCGGCATTGGACAGTTATATTCTCAGTTATTTCTTATTCCAATATAACGACTTAAACGGTTGTTTTTTTGCCTGGTCGGTGAATGTTCGGAAGTTTATAACCGTTTGGAGATGCCATACGATAAATCATCGTCTTTCCCCCCTGTACACACGCCACCGCCGTCTTTAATAATCCGCAATTTTTCGTCCATAAATAACGTACTTACAACGAGAAATGATTCATCAATTTATGGCGTATTTATCGAAACTTGCACCGAGTCAACTAAAAGACTTCGCGAATGTCTTGGCGCGATGTTATTTCTATCGCACGAACAGGAGCGGTGAATGTCAAATGAGGTGTAAAAATAATGACGCCTTGTTTCGTCTCATCAACCGTCACTACCAATTTCCTCTTCTCGACTTATTTTTCCCCGAAAACCTGGTGCGGAATTTTCGGTAGGTTTTGATTGGTCACTACTGGTTCTGGAATACTCTTCTGGCGCGGTCGTTTCGAACAGAATAAGCTCTAGCTATTCCGTTAATCATCTGTTAACCTGTTAGAAGcgaccggtagagagtttgtaatccggAATTGTGTATCGCCAACTGCCTTAGAATCCTTAAATTATATCACAATTTCTACGAGTACATAGGACTCTTTATTCTGCTGTTCCTGTAGAACGCCATTTGTAATTTGCAcgtcctctcctctctcctctctcctctctcctctctcctctctcctctctcctctctcctctcccctctcccctctcccctctcccctctcccctctcccctctcccctctcccctctcccctctcccctctcccctctcccctctcccctctcccctctcccctctcccctctcccctctcccctctcccctctcccctctcccctctcccctctcc
This Tubulanus polymorphus chromosome 7, tnTubPoly1.2, whole genome shotgun sequence DNA region includes the following protein-coding sequences:
- the LOC141908895 gene encoding ankyrin repeat and SOCS box protein 15-like, whose protein sequence is MDSGSSDSEQDKSAPHIQRLLADTVIYKSPFSDIARVINGGGDLNKPVVKGLCALHYAVYDNDTDYTTELIRMGASVHVTDDVGYTPLHICAKHGHCECMQILIDNGAFVNFCGGGSSIPEASQIFGYLTIEPLNLAIENNNVSCVRMLLDRGAKPDNRYFLGYEINLVPLENLKCLELLLNYGADPDVFSRSGLNALMKACKEQNLDAMKLLIKHGADVNISNNPRFDEKTPLYYAIMGGNPDVIQILLDANVDLTKPVCHNMFPLTLAVSRDKLAVSRLLLDYGASVDEKNFDGMNPLISICTSSYLKHQYELLELILDNGADPNVHFAYVSHSCPSLAPIVEYFVYNDEINPDLVHALIKYGARVTLCESTTRMFKIQNAFGIIRQMHKFARYPDVFNLVLDAVDEFEILAIKLSNLTLDKQQQMIVMATNPMSLRRLARFRLRRLLKPVLPRRVACLPLPELLKSYILYEAKIESKFSDSDEEDGA
- the LOC141908896 gene encoding uncharacterized protein LOC141908896 isoform X1, translating into MVLSVNMIWTVLSVLFLPVNIIGGGKVIPPQGNKETSGFSADDLNVIFGLSGVLILVIASVIWCCCIYKHCPCCKPQDESQVNINITNNNTQNTVIVTSPPPYSETVSDPGTLPPNYSDLSFMQPPGTPPPPPRTPPPSYTNLAFDQDEATGIAFNASRHRESDVSGDYSGIFIRQIRRSLRSVSSLQRQRQRQQQQQLTPNTTPNISVRGSSSRGSSGRNTALTRASVSPSGRRTQPLNEDPIPPNDNNNIRQISAGTSVALNDDSRPTDIDRDDVDKPSDNIEIIINTAPRQDQNIVVTPETILYM
- the LOC141908896 gene encoding uncharacterized protein LOC141908896 isoform X3; translation: MENDGNKETSGFSADDLNVIFGLSGVLILVIASVIWCCCIYKHCPCCKPQDESQVNINITNNNTQNTVIVTSPPPYSETVSDPGTLPPNYSDLSFMQPPGTPPPPPRTPPPSYTNLAFDQDEATGIAFNASRHRESDVSGDYSGIFIRQIRRSLRSVSSLQRQRQRQQQQQLTPNTTPNISVRGSSSRGSSGRNTALTRASVSPSGRRTQPLNEDPIPPNDNNNIRQISAGTSVALNDDSRPTDIDRDDVDKPSDNIEIIINTAPRQDQNIVVTPETILYM
- the LOC141908896 gene encoding uncharacterized protein LOC141908896 isoform X2, translated to MENDGKRLMILTGNKETSGFSADDLNVIFGLSGVLILVIASVIWCCCIYKHCPCCKPQDESQVNINITNNNTQNTVIVTSPPPYSETVSDPGTLPPNYSDLSFMQPPGTPPPPPRTPPPSYTNLAFDQDEATGIAFNASRHRESDVSGDYSGIFIRQIRRSLRSVSSLQRQRQRQQQQQLTPNTTPNISVRGSSSRGSSGRNTALTRASVSPSGRRTQPLNEDPIPPNDNNNIRQISAGTSVALNDDSRPTDIDRDDVDKPSDNIEIIINTAPRQDQNIVVTPETILYM